In Bythopirellula goksoeyrii, a single window of DNA contains:
- a CDS encoding protein kinase domain-containing protein, with product MAHTELSEIQTPPDLEAAFDVLVCQAVTQLENGDSINVTELCATWPQLAPRLQQLLPALEAVAHLRPATEMMGNESAVNSRGSDRLSSSDGDGMPRGVLGDFRILRELGRGGMGIVYEAEQLSLARRVALKVLPFAAMLDEQQLKRFKNEARAAATLKHPHIVSVYSVGCDRGVHYYAMELVDGESLDRVIHNCQRVQSGGQIEDSSSASAETVAAALSTKDDANSPGRFRTLALLGAEAADALQHAHDLGIIHRDIKPGNLIIDRAGKIWITDFGLARIEADAGLTISGDALGTLRYMSPEQALGQAVVDSRSDIYSLGVTLYELLTLQPAYGGNDRRQLLQEIATIDPRPLRQLNSHIPVDLETIVCKATERDPVDRYRSAKHLADDLRRFSESKPIHARAPSLSDKIFKWSRRHSGLAWTALGILLLVLVVLSLGTVFVAQSRNEANQQRRLAIGEKNVAIAERNRAMDERNKALLHQYCAEIVAGQVDAQQKNIGGLRTTLAGHLPLDGAPDRRGWEWYYLKTLCHPEQVSLRDFYQFQHAAWSPDGALIGTPGKIWDSGTYGLIGTCDTTFILRRCAAWSPDSRKLAWGEASKLSNVHIWDRETNEVDLPSIHEASVWCLAWRPDGKQLATGSIDHSVKIWDVATRSVVHSLEVTDNVSTVAWSANGKLLVAGVDGGGVFAWNTSTGTLLFQLPSEAQHTGVSWHPVGEHLAVIESHRWFLLNSTNWNISEEHQLLRGGVIACSPDGKRVAVSHGETISVWDLEVGRSIIELNGHLRDVISLSWSADSCNLISSSDDCEIKVWDVNATADSEAASVNSPINLIYWKSDQTLVAVSERENVLFSWQELKKSPTRSELPTINEALCYSSDRSLAAVYSENHHAVSIVDTSTNQVQALLRLTQDHQLWNLGRQPCQFSLDGSRLVIATNFGDQISLSFWEIDQERCISTWLWECHPEGGKVEQMTWSPEGDYVSVVGQGDFGDNGRLYWDDHLHIIEVASGKRVLKRLPIGGNKLSISSTVWSPSSKLVGIGTDEGCVEIVKIGTQQPVFTKKIHRNSVHSLAWHPIENRLACSSSVGIMKIISATSGQSLLTFSLRDKTTSCLAWNPNGQLLAAATNRGNVSMFDASRGYDIASGNRQGELAWDYYELARSTTGDGSRAALREVLRHAPDTMAFWAMRGNANAMLDEFEQAADEFAKLNTAKNSQSILAAVSRALCLRAAGNIPAFQRECRVLASKYAADPEPNSRETVAMLCTATPYSSVDPARLLMMASYEIPKPEIDKHNSILIGACLMRAGQDEKGALILTKKSQSYLPGGNARNYIDQAYTLYFLALARHHLGHTSQARRLLAEANEHASQAGDLQWNWRDRVNLGGLRDEVTAALAP from the coding sequence ATGGCACACACAGAACTATCCGAGATTCAGACTCCGCCTGATCTGGAAGCGGCTTTTGATGTTCTTGTGTGCCAAGCCGTAACCCAGCTAGAAAACGGCGACTCGATCAATGTAACCGAGCTTTGTGCAACTTGGCCTCAATTAGCTCCACGGCTTCAACAGCTCCTGCCTGCCTTGGAGGCGGTGGCACATCTACGTCCCGCCACCGAGATGATGGGCAATGAATCGGCAGTCAATTCTCGCGGCTCAGACAGATTATCCTCTTCAGACGGTGACGGAATGCCGCGGGGAGTATTGGGAGACTTCCGGATTCTGCGAGAGCTAGGCCGGGGGGGAATGGGAATCGTCTACGAGGCCGAGCAGTTATCACTCGCTCGGCGGGTAGCGCTCAAGGTCCTGCCGTTCGCCGCAATGCTGGATGAGCAGCAGTTAAAACGTTTCAAGAACGAAGCCCGTGCAGCCGCCACGCTCAAGCATCCTCACATCGTCAGTGTCTATTCTGTAGGCTGTGATCGAGGTGTCCACTACTATGCTATGGAATTGGTCGATGGTGAGAGTCTTGATCGGGTGATTCACAATTGCCAAAGAGTACAGAGTGGCGGGCAAATCGAAGATAGTAGTAGTGCCTCGGCTGAAACTGTTGCTGCCGCGCTCTCTACAAAAGATGATGCCAATTCGCCAGGACGCTTTCGCACCCTCGCATTACTTGGAGCAGAGGCAGCCGACGCACTCCAGCATGCTCATGACTTAGGCATCATTCACCGCGACATTAAGCCTGGCAACTTGATTATTGATCGAGCAGGCAAAATCTGGATCACCGATTTTGGCCTTGCTCGGATAGAAGCCGACGCAGGCCTTACGATATCGGGCGACGCACTCGGGACACTGCGTTACATGAGCCCAGAACAGGCTCTTGGGCAAGCTGTTGTAGATTCTCGTTCCGATATCTATTCACTCGGAGTTACCCTTTATGAACTGTTAACGCTTCAACCCGCATACGGAGGAAACGACCGCAGACAGCTTCTCCAAGAGATCGCGACAATCGACCCGCGTCCTCTTCGGCAACTCAATAGCCACATCCCTGTCGATCTCGAAACTATCGTCTGCAAGGCAACGGAACGAGACCCCGTTGATCGATATCGAAGCGCAAAGCACCTTGCCGATGATTTACGACGATTTTCAGAGAGCAAGCCAATCCATGCCCGAGCTCCTTCGTTGAGTGACAAGATCTTCAAATGGTCTCGGCGGCACTCGGGACTCGCATGGACGGCACTCGGAATACTTCTACTGGTGCTCGTTGTGCTGAGTCTCGGCACAGTTTTCGTCGCCCAATCTCGTAATGAGGCCAACCAACAACGCCGGCTCGCTATCGGCGAAAAGAACGTTGCAATAGCGGAACGTAATCGTGCCATGGATGAGCGAAACAAAGCCCTACTCCATCAATATTGTGCCGAAATTGTTGCGGGTCAGGTGGATGCACAACAGAAGAACATCGGCGGCTTGCGTACCACTCTTGCAGGACACTTACCACTCGATGGAGCGCCGGATCGTCGTGGGTGGGAGTGGTATTATTTGAAGACACTTTGTCATCCCGAACAAGTAAGCTTGCGGGATTTCTATCAATTTCAGCATGCTGCCTGGAGTCCAGACGGAGCCCTTATTGGCACGCCAGGGAAAATTTGGGATAGCGGCACCTACGGTCTCATCGGCACTTGTGATACCACATTTATCTTGCGGCGTTGTGCTGCGTGGAGCCCCGACAGCCGAAAGCTGGCTTGGGGTGAAGCTAGTAAGCTTAGTAATGTTCATATCTGGGACCGAGAAACAAATGAAGTTGATCTGCCATCTATTCATGAGGCAAGTGTATGGTGTCTTGCTTGGCGCCCCGATGGAAAGCAGCTAGCTACTGGCTCAATCGACCACTCGGTAAAAATCTGGGATGTCGCCACACGTTCGGTAGTTCACTCCCTGGAGGTTACTGATAACGTTTCAACAGTGGCCTGGAGTGCCAATGGCAAGCTGCTGGTAGCTGGGGTAGATGGTGGGGGTGTTTTCGCGTGGAACACGTCAACTGGTACACTTCTGTTTCAATTACCCTCAGAGGCTCAACACACGGGAGTCTCTTGGCATCCCGTAGGCGAACATTTGGCTGTTATAGAAAGTCACCGCTGGTTCTTACTTAATTCTACGAACTGGAATATCTCTGAAGAGCACCAACTTTTACGTGGGGGTGTCATTGCGTGCAGTCCCGACGGCAAGCGTGTCGCCGTATCACATGGCGAAACGATATCTGTCTGGGATCTAGAGGTCGGTCGGTCCATCATCGAGCTGAACGGTCACTTGCGGGATGTGATTTCCTTGTCTTGGAGTGCTGATAGCTGCAACCTAATCAGTTCCTCGGATGATTGTGAAATCAAAGTGTGGGACGTAAATGCAACTGCAGATTCGGAAGCTGCTTCAGTCAATTCGCCCATCAACTTGATCTACTGGAAGTCGGATCAAACCCTAGTTGCTGTCAGTGAGAGGGAGAATGTTCTATTCTCCTGGCAAGAGCTAAAAAAAAGTCCGACTCGAAGTGAACTTCCGACTATTAACGAAGCGTTGTGCTACAGCTCCGACCGAAGTCTTGCGGCTGTGTACTCAGAGAATCATCATGCGGTTTCCATAGTTGATACCTCGACCAATCAGGTACAGGCATTGTTGCGGTTAACGCAAGACCACCAGCTCTGGAATCTAGGTAGACAGCCGTGTCAGTTCTCCTTGGACGGTTCACGACTTGTCATCGCAACCAATTTCGGCGACCAAATCTCACTTAGTTTCTGGGAGATCGACCAAGAACGTTGCATATCGACATGGTTATGGGAGTGCCACCCAGAGGGAGGTAAAGTCGAGCAAATGACTTGGTCACCGGAGGGGGATTACGTAAGTGTGGTTGGACAAGGCGACTTTGGCGACAACGGACGCTTATACTGGGACGACCACTTACACATCATCGAGGTAGCAAGTGGCAAGAGGGTGTTAAAACGGCTTCCAATAGGCGGCAATAAGCTCTCAATCAGTTCGACGGTTTGGAGCCCCTCATCAAAACTCGTGGGAATCGGAACTGACGAGGGATGTGTTGAAATTGTGAAGATAGGCACACAGCAACCAGTGTTTACCAAGAAGATTCACAGGAACTCTGTTCACTCTCTAGCGTGGCATCCCATTGAGAACCGATTGGCATGTTCGTCCTCAGTTGGCATCATGAAGATAATCTCGGCAACTTCAGGTCAATCACTCTTGACCTTTTCACTTCGCGACAAAACTACCTCTTGCCTAGCGTGGAATCCAAACGGTCAGCTATTAGCTGCGGCAACCAACAGAGGCAACGTAAGTATGTTCGACGCCTCACGAGGATACGACATTGCCTCGGGGAACAGACAAGGAGAATTAGCCTGGGACTACTACGAATTAGCCCGCTCAACAACAGGTGATGGGTCACGGGCAGCCTTAAGGGAGGTGTTGCGCCATGCACCAGACACTATGGCGTTTTGGGCTATGCGAGGGAACGCCAATGCGATGCTAGATGAGTTCGAGCAGGCTGCAGACGAGTTTGCAAAACTTAACACGGCTAAGAATAGTCAATCGATTCTAGCAGCCGTTAGTCGAGCATTGTGTCTCCGTGCAGCCGGAAATATTCCAGCGTTTCAGAGGGAGTGTCGAGTTCTAGCGTCCAAGTATGCAGCAGACCCCGAGCCAAATAGCAGAGAGACTGTTGCAATGCTCTGTACGGCCACTCCTTATTCCTCGGTGGACCCTGCTAGACTTTTAATGATGGCAAGTTACGAGATTCCAAAACCTGAAATTGATAAACATAATAGTATCTTAATTGGTGCATGCCTAATGCGAGCTGGACAGGATGAGAAGGGGGCGCTCATTCTGACGAAAAAGTCGCAATCGTATCTCCCCGGTGGAAATGCAAGGAATTACATCGATCAGGCATATACACTCTATTTTCTCGCTCTGGCCCGACATCACCTAGGGCACACCTCGCAAGCTCGGCGACTGCTTGCCGAGGCAAACGAACATGCCTCCCAGGCTGGCGATCTCCAATGGAATTGGCGTGACCGCGTGAATCTCGGCGGTTTACGTGACGAAGTCACCGCCGCTCTCGCCCCGTAG
- a CDS encoding beta strand repeat-containing protein: MKSYLVTASLLCLGFACSVATAADVTSTWDGSTNTWSDDSHWDSLLFPNNGNGGLTYEALISGGTVTLDQDISIENLQQTNGTITGSSDLTISGFTTWTRGTMSGTGTTRANGGLDLSGSLPKNLDGRVLNNAGAATWAAGQFITGNGAVLNNQLGAIFDTNFDGEIFDGFIGAPSQINNAGTFTKSGGAGATRFHIAFNNTGAVNVQSGTLSLSGGGTSSGSFDVSAGSTLQISSGVSFVAGASVTGAGTLDISNGTLTALSDLELTNLALTNSSATIDGTSTIIASGMLTWTRGTMTGAGITNANGGLDLSGSNSKTLNGRVLNNAGAATWTAGQVLTGNGAVFNNQLGATFDTNFDGEILNGFGGAPSQINNSGTFTKSSGAGATRIHIAFNNTGAVNVQSGTLSLSGGGTSSGSFDVSAGSTLQISSGVSFVAGASVTGAGTLDISNGTLTALSDLELTNLALTNSSATIDGTSTIIASGMLTWTRGTMTGAGITNANGGLDLSGSNSKTLNGRVLNNAGAATWTAGQVLTGNGAVFNNQLGATFDTNFDGEILNGFGGAPSQINNAGTFTKSGGAGTTYFGLAFSNTGNVNVNSGTLKLGGFVSNAGSMNIQPSKTLTLDAGFINHGAGIVTVDNGHLTMASLATNDGALIIENVSAATLAANLINAGTIDVAALSNLNVGGAYSGTGNIEIDDSQFTVEGNAAIGGTLNINNTSTARFEAGGSNSGAISILTDSSLAIDGAFANDGAILVDSGGQLNLDSNQPFDNPGTLEVHEGTVAIPKSNSIAVHPLAPLQLIAEATLTEGTWIARGNSSIVLPQISGGTPFELRHTDAMVILDGPSSAMPAIDGLWTNAGTLELRGGRDLLLTGRPPDASPGSFASPFVNSGIIHLGVGSTLSLGQEGISNGSGSRVEGEGVIEGSVSAHGTTFSSNGSLSINQGSLSISTSVSNLTAGTLAVNVPMYVNNGGHFVIADGATLGGTGILELQDGLVTIDGTLDKQVRIVGPVVVGGTISDATLDSAVVTTPPSGGGFGLVNCFGENTIESGVVNIDGQLLVNDGTLTLGAGASIFGPGAIDVKALASAVVFGNLASTGNATITGSLAVEAGATAQATNWNFVGNSLVNVKGRLKSPNPVTVTGTIIVSDGGETDVSDVTLAEFAKAKGLGKFAGNVKSKSNAVIAPGSSPGMLTVGGNMTFEGGSIFELEIRDAQGISGTDYDLLAVESDIINIGTTIEPMIISLNTLDLLDEPGQATNFDNSQDYSWTIATAIGTISGFSAGTYVFDESAFLNDLGSGALFLSLGDSGHALNVVFSANGLPNLSTGDFDQDGDVDGRDFLTWQRNPAIGYLANWQANYGRSATQSALSVAVPEPSSLGTMVCLTLACVACLRHSHLQFEKRKLIPSVAIQHLALLGWGCWLALVVGSTPASAVLVVNEGEQLSGSSVIQEDVINHGAVMGLGPDQRLVFGEGYTLTGAGSLEYTLSLGTYSPGNSPAVVTGTNQQFGGTVQIELGGALPGFGPNNHDQINDTATLDLLSSSTLSILPYNGFVPTAGDMFTLFTWQTELIGSFGSVVIDPFFATNGLTFQIDVINPSSSGSLVLTAVPEANAVLIWSALAGVVLITKFYSFLVPRRLRSISTLCFSLACSLLLNNSFVQADLFVIDPTVVAVGHDSPSDGVFDSFSGPAGTVLNNEYRPSNMPSFEDRTTLQFSLSSISGTISSAILTLFENGRGGLPLVSFYGYQGDGTLSLSNFEVGSKPLVAQVQTSLDSVANNAALNSIDLTSFVQQAYTMGASHIGITSRVDTGSLGFFYSATPRFTPTLNVTAVPEASAVLVWSLLTLGALLRSGLNDSKNQ, encoded by the coding sequence ATGAAATCGTATCTCGTCACTGCCTCGCTGCTTTGCTTAGGCTTTGCTTGTTCAGTCGCAACGGCTGCCGATGTCACCAGCACCTGGGATGGTTCGACCAACACCTGGTCGGATGATTCTCACTGGGACAGTCTGCTGTTTCCCAATAATGGAAATGGAGGACTGACTTACGAGGCACTGATTTCAGGCGGAACGGTCACATTGGATCAGGATATTAGCATTGAAAATCTGCAACAGACGAATGGAACTATTACAGGAAGTTCTGATCTGACCATCTCAGGTTTCACGACATGGACGAGGGGCACGATGAGCGGTACGGGGACCACGCGCGCCAACGGCGGCCTGGACCTGAGTGGCAGCCTACCCAAGAACCTTGATGGCCGCGTCCTCAACAATGCCGGCGCTGCCACCTGGGCGGCCGGCCAATTCATTACCGGCAATGGAGCGGTGCTCAACAACCAGCTCGGAGCGATATTCGATACCAACTTCGACGGCGAAATCTTCGACGGCTTCATCGGTGCTCCATCGCAAATCAACAACGCCGGTACCTTCACCAAAAGCGGCGGGGCAGGCGCGACCAGATTCCATATCGCATTCAACAATACCGGTGCTGTTAACGTTCAGTCAGGTACGCTCAGTCTATCGGGAGGCGGAACAAGCAGCGGTAGCTTCGACGTGTCAGCCGGCAGCACATTGCAGATATCGAGCGGCGTAAGCTTCGTAGCTGGTGCAAGTGTGACTGGCGCTGGAACGCTGGACATCAGCAATGGTACTTTGACTGCATTAAGTGATCTCGAACTTACGAATCTAGCTCTCACGAACTCCTCAGCCACTATCGATGGTACATCGACAATCATCGCTTCGGGCATGCTGACTTGGACGAGGGGCACGATGACTGGCGCAGGCATAACCAATGCCAACGGCGGCCTGGACCTGAGTGGCAGCAACTCCAAGACCCTCAATGGTCGCGTCCTCAATAACGCTGGCGCTGCGACCTGGACGGCCGGACAAGTTTTGACCGGAAATGGAGCGGTGTTCAACAACCAGCTCGGGGCGACATTCGATACTAACTTCGACGGAGAAATCTTAAACGGCTTCGGTGGTGCTCCATCGCAAATTAACAACTCCGGTACTTTCACCAAAAGTAGCGGAGCGGGCGCGACCAGAATCCATATCGCATTCAACAATACCGGTGCTGTTAACGTTCAGTCAGGTACGCTCAGTCTATCGGGAGGCGGAACAAGCAGCGGTAGCTTCGACGTGTCAGCCGGCAGCACATTGCAGATATCGAGCGGCGTAAGCTTCGTAGCTGGTGCAAGTGTGACTGGCGCTGGAACGCTGGACATCAGCAATGGTACTTTGACTGCATTAAGTGATCTCGAACTTACGAATCTAGCTCTCACGAACTCCTCAGCCACTATCGATGGTACATCGACAATCATCGCTTCGGGCATGCTGACTTGGACGAGGGGCACGATGACTGGCGCAGGCATAACCAATGCCAACGGCGGCCTGGACCTGAGTGGCAGCAACTCCAAGACCCTCAATGGTCGCGTCCTCAATAACGCTGGCGCTGCGACCTGGACGGCCGGACAAGTTTTGACCGGAAATGGAGCGGTGTTCAACAACCAGCTCGGGGCGACATTCGATACTAACTTCGACGGAGAAATCTTAAACGGCTTCGGTGGTGCTCCATCGCAAATCAACAACGCCGGTACCTTCACCAAAAGCGGCGGGGCAGGAACGACTTATTTCGGTCTCGCCTTCAGCAACACCGGTAACGTTAACGTCAACAGCGGGACGCTAAAGCTCGGAGGATTTGTCTCTAACGCGGGATCGATGAATATTCAACCTAGTAAGACTCTAACTCTAGACGCAGGGTTCATCAATCACGGAGCAGGAATTGTCACTGTTGACAACGGCCACCTTACCATGGCTTCACTGGCCACGAATGACGGTGCATTAATCATTGAGAATGTCTCTGCTGCTACTCTAGCTGCAAATTTAATCAACGCCGGAACCATCGATGTTGCAGCCCTGTCGAACCTGAATGTAGGTGGAGCCTATTCAGGCACAGGCAACATCGAAATCGATGATTCCCAGTTCACCGTCGAAGGAAACGCCGCGATTGGTGGAACGCTAAATATCAACAATACTTCGACAGCTCGATTCGAAGCGGGCGGAAGCAACAGCGGAGCGATAAGTATTCTGACGGATTCTTCATTGGCGATTGATGGTGCGTTTGCAAACGATGGCGCAATACTCGTGGACTCTGGAGGGCAATTAAATCTCGACTCGAATCAGCCGTTTGACAATCCAGGGACGCTGGAGGTTCACGAAGGTACTGTCGCGATTCCTAAGTCGAACAGTATTGCGGTCCATCCACTGGCGCCACTCCAGTTAATCGCTGAGGCAACACTTACGGAGGGTACCTGGATCGCCAGGGGAAACAGTTCGATTGTGCTTCCCCAAATCTCCGGTGGAACGCCCTTTGAGCTTCGGCATACCGATGCCATGGTAATTCTGGATGGTCCTAGCTCCGCTATGCCTGCGATTGACGGACTATGGACGAATGCAGGGACACTGGAACTGCGCGGCGGGCGCGATCTACTTTTGACGGGTCGGCCACCAGACGCATCTCCTGGATCTTTCGCATCGCCCTTTGTGAACTCGGGCATTATTCACCTAGGAGTAGGAAGCACGCTGTCACTTGGCCAGGAAGGCATCTCAAACGGAAGTGGATCTCGCGTGGAAGGTGAAGGCGTGATCGAGGGAAGCGTTTCAGCACACGGAACGACGTTCTCGAGCAACGGGTCACTATCGATTAATCAGGGATCCCTATCGATATCGACCTCGGTGAGCAACTTGACTGCCGGCACGTTGGCGGTCAACGTTCCCATGTATGTTAACAACGGAGGCCACTTTGTTATCGCCGACGGGGCAACTCTAGGAGGAACGGGCATCTTAGAATTGCAAGATGGCTTGGTCACCATCGATGGAACGCTCGACAAGCAAGTGCGAATAGTCGGTCCCGTAGTAGTAGGGGGGACAATCTCCGACGCCACTCTGGACAGTGCCGTTGTCACGACCCCTCCGAGTGGAGGTGGATTCGGACTGGTAAATTGCTTTGGCGAGAACACTATCGAATCGGGCGTCGTGAATATCGATGGGCAGTTGCTTGTTAACGATGGCACACTGACACTGGGTGCTGGAGCGAGTATTTTCGGGCCAGGGGCGATCGATGTCAAAGCGTTGGCGTCTGCGGTTGTCTTTGGCAATCTGGCATCTACCGGCAATGCGACCATCACCGGATCGTTGGCCGTCGAAGCTGGCGCCACGGCCCAGGCCACAAATTGGAATTTTGTTGGGAACAGCCTAGTAAATGTTAAAGGCAGATTAAAATCGCCCAATCCCGTTACGGTTACTGGCACAATAATAGTGAGTGACGGCGGAGAGACCGACGTTTCCGATGTGACATTGGCCGAGTTTGCCAAAGCCAAAGGCCTGGGCAAGTTTGCTGGGAATGTCAAGTCTAAGTCAAACGCTGTTATCGCCCCCGGAAGCAGTCCCGGCATGTTGACGGTCGGCGGCAACATGACATTTGAAGGGGGATCGATCTTCGAACTCGAAATCCGCGACGCCCAAGGAATCTCCGGCACCGACTACGATCTTCTGGCTGTCGAAAGCGATATTATCAACATCGGCACCACGATTGAACCGATGATCATTTCTCTCAATACGCTCGATCTGCTCGATGAACCAGGTCAGGCGACCAACTTCGATAACTCCCAAGACTATTCCTGGACCATTGCCACAGCCATCGGCACAATCAGCGGATTTTCCGCTGGCACTTATGTGTTTGACGAGAGTGCCTTTCTAAACGACCTGGGCAGCGGCGCACTCTTTCTATCGCTCGGTGATTCCGGCCACGCCCTAAACGTGGTTTTTTCTGCCAATGGTCTGCCGAATCTCAGCACTGGCGACTTCGACCAAGATGGCGACGTGGATGGCCGCGACTTCCTCACCTGGCAACGAAACCCTGCTATTGGATACCTCGCTAACTGGCAGGCCAACTACGGTCGCAGTGCTACTCAATCGGCACTCAGCGTGGCAGTTCCCGAACCTTCCTCGCTGGGCACGATGGTCTGTCTGACCCTGGCTTGCGTGGCTTGCCTAAGGCACTCTCACTTGCAATTTGAAAAAAGAAAGCTGATCCCATCGGTTGCCATTCAACACCTTGCCCTCTTGGGATGGGGCTGCTGGCTGGCACTGGTTGTTGGCTCAACTCCGGCAAGCGCAGTGCTCGTTGTCAATGAAGGCGAGCAATTGAGTGGCAGCTCGGTAATCCAGGAAGATGTCATTAACCATGGCGCGGTGATGGGGTTAGGTCCTGACCAACGGTTGGTTTTCGGCGAGGGCTACACCCTCACAGGTGCCGGCTCGTTGGAATACACGCTTTCACTGGGAACCTACTCGCCAGGGAACAGCCCAGCCGTCGTCACCGGCACCAATCAGCAATTCGGCGGCACGGTCCAGATCGAACTGGGAGGTGCGCTACCCGGTTTTGGGCCAAACAATCACGATCAAATTAATGACACAGCTACCCTTGATTTGCTGTCCTCTTCAACCTTGAGCATCCTGCCCTACAACGGATTCGTACCAACGGCGGGGGACATGTTCACCCTCTTCACTTGGCAAACAGAGCTCATCGGTTCGTTTGGCTCGGTCGTGATCGACCCCTTCTTCGCCACCAATGGGTTGACTTTTCAAATTGACGTGATCAATCCCAGCAGCTCTGGCAGCCTCGTATTGACCGCTGTCCCAGAGGCGAACGCCGTTCTTATCTGGTCTGCGCTGGCGGGTGTGGTTCTGATTACCAAGTTCTACTCTTTTCTCGTGCCACGTCGTCTTCGTTCTATTTCGACTTTGTGTTTCTCACTTGCTTGTTCGTTGCTTCTCAACAACAGTTTTGTGCAAGCTGACCTGTTCGTCATCGATCCCACGGTGGTGGCAGTCGGTCACGATTCACCTAGCGACGGCGTCTTTGATTCGTTCTCAGGTCCAGCCGGCACGGTACTCAACAATGAATACAGGCCATCGAACATGCCCTCGTTCGAAGATCGCACGACACTGCAATTCTCCTTGAGTTCGATCTCAGGAACCATTTCTTCAGCCATTTTGACTCTTTTCGAGAATGGACGAGGAGGACTGCCATTGGTCAGCTTCTACGGCTATCAGGGTGACGGAACGCTGAGTTTGTCAAACTTCGAAGTCGGCAGCAAACCGCTAGTAGCCCAAGTGCAAACTTCTCTCGACAGCGTAGCCAACAATGCCGCCCTCAACTCGATCGACCTCACGAGCTTCGTGCAGCAGGCATACACAATGGGTGCCTCGCACATAGGAATCACCAGCCGAGTCGACACAGGCTCACTCGGGTTCTTCTACTCGGCCACTCCTAGATTCACCCCAACGTTGAACGTCACCGCCGTGCCGGAGGCCAGCGCGGTGCTGGTTTGGTCTCTGCTCACTTTGGGGGCGTTATTGCGAAGTGGCCTGAACGATAGCAAAAATCAGTAA